In Pirellulales bacterium, a genomic segment contains:
- a CDS encoding type II toxin-antitoxin system VapC family toxin produces the protein MPCLVDTGILLRAFDVSSSEYRPIRQAFRTLWAREERLVVALQNLAEFWNVSTRPVDKNGYGLLVERAANRLTTIERICDVVTEDDESHDIWKGLVVTYSVSGVAVHDARLVSIMLAHRISTILTFNGQDFRRYKGISAAEPSGV, from the coding sequence ATGCCTTGTCTGGTTGACACGGGCATTCTGTTGCGAGCTTTTGACGTTTCCTCGTCCGAATATCGTCCCATTCGGCAGGCATTCCGTACCTTATGGGCACGCGAGGAGCGGCTTGTTGTGGCATTGCAAAATCTGGCTGAGTTTTGGAATGTTTCAACCCGGCCCGTCGACAAAAACGGTTATGGATTATTGGTCGAACGGGCAGCCAACCGGCTGACAACGATTGAACGCATCTGCGACGTCGTGACGGAGGACGACGAATCGCACGACATTTGGAAGGGCTTGGTAGTCACGTATTCCGTATCTGGCGTCGCCGTCCATGACGCCCGTCTCGTGTCCATTATGCTTGCCCATCGTATCTCGACCATTCTGACTTTTAATGGACAGGATTTCCGCCGCTATAAAGGCATATCCGCCGCCGAGCCGAGCGGCGTATGA
- a CDS encoding HigA family addiction module antitoxin, which produces MKGPVHPGTIVKHDCIDELGLSVTKAAAVLGVARPTLSRVINGRAAVSPEMAIRLSKAFGSRPEAWLKLQLAYDLAQANELAGTI; this is translated from the coding sequence ATGAAGGGACCAGTCCACCCGGGAACGATCGTCAAGCACGACTGCATTGACGAGCTTGGATTGAGCGTGACGAAGGCCGCGGCGGTTCTAGGTGTGGCTCGCCCAACTCTGTCGCGAGTCATCAACGGGCGAGCAGCCGTGTCGCCGGAAATGGCTATTCGCCTATCCAAGGCCTTCGGCAGCCGCCCGGAAGCGTGGCTCAAGCTGCAGTTGGCCTACGATCTTGCGCAGGCCAATGAGCTTGCCGGGACGATTTAG